Proteins co-encoded in one Hypanus sabinus isolate sHypSab1 chromosome 6, sHypSab1.hap1, whole genome shotgun sequence genomic window:
- the smpd5 gene encoding sphingomyelin phosphodiesterase 5 isoform X2, whose product MVLRESPFPNACVHGLHSAAWALIFPCFWSLDHMIAICVPTTPEKRLKQQQECYLWPVKTFFSFLLCLTLLVICMPLALIGFIVWAPLQTVRRPFSYSYVKKPVASAEKQWSGYGEGRGFSFLEANLCFLPNSLARFNNLARTQRRATQIATHICESVGRPRIKVCVDSPTSMTASSQSGRSSLTPVRDVPNSHSVNSTQGPGELLPVLNSLHYIDSSEESSEVENMSPSQINVHTSAVEASSPSETVEELTGDQPSQQPAPSPAFATWHSRPRKKQNRKEDLVAEISPLFPADIAFVCLLEVFEKRAAAKLKQLLQPAFAHVLYDVGVYGFRGCCEFKFLNSGIFFASRYPILHAEYYCFPRSRGEDALAAKGLLCVKIQHVFYPDWLHHDLLWNTNAQEWEKSTERVDTAQSITGKALPTIEHIYKECCRRKAASIVKDLITQTMLSSHCYIWAEGTGALGFTPTGSGAVIRLLNQHG is encoded by the exons ATGGTTCTACGCGAGTCTCCTTTCCCGAATGCCTGTGTTCATGGCCTGCATTCTGCAGCTTGGGCCTTGATCTTCCCTTGTTTTTGGTCCCTGGATCATATGATTGCTATCTGCGTGCCAACGACTCCTGAGAAACGTCTGAAGCAGCAACAGGAATGCTATCTCTGGCCAGTGAAGACTTTCTTTAGTTTCCTTCTATGCCTGACTCTACTGGTAATCTGCATGCCTCTGGCACTAATTGGGTTCATTGTTTGGGCTCCTCTACAGACAGTCAGAAGGCCATTCAGTTATTCTTACGTGAAGAAACCAGTAGCCAGTGCTGAGAAACAATGGTCCGGTTACGGAGAGGGAAGGGGGTTCAGTTTTCTTGAAGCAAACCTGTGCTTTCTGCCCAATAGTCTAGCCCGATTTAACAATCTGGCTAGGACCCAAAGGAGAGCTACTCAGATCGCCACTCACATCTGTGAATCTGTAGGTCGGCCAAGGATTAAAGTGTGCGTGGATTCTCCAACGAGCATGACTGCCAGCTCTCAGAGCGGGAGGAGCTCTTTGACCCCAGTCAGAGATGTGCCTAATTCGCACAGTGTCAACAGCACACAGGGGCCTGGGGAACTGCTTCCAGTCTTGAACAGCCTGCACTACATTGATAGCTCAGAGGAGAGCAGCGAAGTTGAGAATATGAGTCCAAGTCAAATCAATGTGCATACTTCAGCAGTGGAAGCAAGCAGCCCGTCAGAAACTGTAGAAGAGCTGACAGGCGACCAACCCAGCCAGCAACCTGCTCCATCTCCTGCCTTTGCAACATGGCACAGCAGACCTCGAAAGAAGCAGAATAGGAAAGAAGACCTGGTGGCAGAAATATCTCCACTGTTTCCTGCTGATATAGCCTTCGTCTGCCTACTGGAAGTCTTTGAGAAACGGGCAGCAGCCAAGTTAAAGCAGCTTCTTCAACCGGCATTTGCACATGTTCTCTATGATGTCGGCGTGTACGGCTTTCGTGGCTGCTGTGAGTTTAAATTCCTCAACAGTGGGATCTTCTTTGCTAGTCGCTATCCCATCCTTCATGCAGAGTATTACTGCTTTCCCAGGTCACGAGGAGAAGACGCCCTGGCTGCTAAAGGTCTCTTGTGTGTTAAG ATTCAACATGTCTtctatcctgactggttgcatcatgacctgttatggaacaccaatgcccaggaatgggaaaaatctacagaaagggtggatacagcccagtccatcacaggcaaagctctccctaccattgagcacatttacaaggagtgttgtcgcaggaaagcggcatccattgtcaaggacctcatcacccagaccatgctctcttctcactgctacatttgggcagaaggtacaggagccttaggtttcACACCGACAGGCTCAGGAGCagttatcaggctcctgaaccagcatggataa
- the smpd5 gene encoding sphingomyelin phosphodiesterase 5 isoform X1, translated as MVLRESPFPNACVHGLHSAAWALIFPCFWSLDHMIAICVPTTPEKRLKQQQECYLWPVKTFFSFLLCLTLLVICMPLALIGFIVWAPLQTVRRPFSYSYVKKPVASAEKQWSGYGEGRGFSFLEANLCFLPNSLARFNNLARTQRRATQIATHICESVGRPRIKVCVDSPTSMTASSQSGRSSLTPVRDVPNSHSVNSTQGPGELLPVLNSLHYIDSSEESSEVENMSPSQINVHTSAVEASSPSETVEELTGDQPSQQPAPSPAFATWHSRPRKKQNRKEDLVAEISPLFPADIAFVCLLEVFEKRAAAKLKQLLQPAFAHVLYDVGVYGFRGCCEFKFLNSGIFFASRYPILHAEYYCFPRSRGEDALAAKGLLCVKVEVGLTQKGHRIVGYVSCTHLHATAEDSHIRQNQLSHIADWISEFMSATECEDEKVVFDVLCGDFNFDNCSLEDHLEQQHQILKMYKDPCCIAPGKEKPGVIGTLLEQRTMYEEPVISPENLQRALEIDELRKQYLAFPVNCVIDTSESPESSTVGGGRRIDYLLYREDTVAKEVTTEVEEFTFITQLAGLTDHLPIGMRLFISMTAEDGNENCDEL; from the exons ATGGTTCTACGCGAGTCTCCTTTCCCGAATGCCTGTGTTCATGGCCTGCATTCTGCAGCTTGGGCCTTGATCTTCCCTTGTTTTTGGTCCCTGGATCATATGATTGCTATCTGCGTGCCAACGACTCCTGAGAAACGTCTGAAGCAGCAACAGGAATGCTATCTCTGGCCAGTGAAGACTTTCTTTAGTTTCCTTCTATGCCTGACTCTACTGGTAATCTGCATGCCTCTGGCACTAATTGGGTTCATTGTTTGGGCTCCTCTACAGACAGTCAGAAGGCCATTCAGTTATTCTTACGTGAAGAAACCAGTAGCCAGTGCTGAGAAACAATGGTCCGGTTACGGAGAGGGAAGGGGGTTCAGTTTTCTTGAAGCAAACCTGTGCTTTCTGCCCAATAGTCTAGCCCGATTTAACAATCTGGCTAGGACCCAAAGGAGAGCTACTCAGATCGCCACTCACATCTGTGAATCTGTAGGTCGGCCAAGGATTAAAGTGTGCGTGGATTCTCCAACGAGCATGACTGCCAGCTCTCAGAGCGGGAGGAGCTCTTTGACCCCAGTCAGAGATGTGCCTAATTCGCACAGTGTCAACAGCACACAGGGGCCTGGGGAACTGCTTCCAGTCTTGAACAGCCTGCACTACATTGATAGCTCAGAGGAGAGCAGCGAAGTTGAGAATATGAGTCCAAGTCAAATCAATGTGCATACTTCAGCAGTGGAAGCAAGCAGCCCGTCAGAAACTGTAGAAGAGCTGACAGGCGACCAACCCAGCCAGCAACCTGCTCCATCTCCTGCCTTTGCAACATGGCACAGCAGACCTCGAAAGAAGCAGAATAGGAAAGAAGACCTGGTGGCAGAAATATCTCCACTGTTTCCTGCTGATATAGCCTTCGTCTGCCTACTGGAAGTCTTTGAGAAACGGGCAGCAGCCAAGTTAAAGCAGCTTCTTCAACCGGCATTTGCACATGTTCTCTATGATGTCGGCGTGTACGGCTTTCGTGGCTGCTGTGAGTTTAAATTCCTCAACAGTGGGATCTTCTTTGCTAGTCGCTATCCCATCCTTCATGCAGAGTATTACTGCTTTCCCAGGTCACGAGGAGAAGACGCCCTGGCTGCTAAAGGTCTCTTGTGTGTTAAG GTTGAAGTTGGATTGACCCAAAAAGGCCATCGGATTGTGGGGTATGTCAGCTGCACCCACCTACATGCCACAGCAG AGGACAGCCACATCCGTCAGAACCAACTCAGTCATATCGCAGATTGGATCAGCGAGTTCATGAGTGCAACAGAGTGTGAGGATGAGAAGGTTGTTTTCGATGTTCTTTGTGGCGATTTCAATTTTGATAACTGCTCGCTGG aGGATCATTTGGAGCAGCAGCATCAGATCCTCAAAATGTATAAAGATCCTTGCTGCATTGCACCGGGTAAAGAGAAGCCTGGGGTCATAG GTACACTGTTAGAACAAAGAACGATGTATGAGGAGCCAGTAATCAGTCCAGAGAATTTGCAGCG GGCCTTGGAAATCGATGAGTTGAGGAAACAATACCTGGCATTCCCTGTTAACTGTGTTATTGACACCTCCGAAAGTCCAGAGTCTTCAACTGTTGGAGGTGGACGCAGGATTGATTACTTGCTGTATCGGGAAGATACCGTTGCAAAGGAAGTGACGACT